In a single window of the Drosophila miranda strain MSH22 chromosome XL, D.miranda_PacBio2.1, whole genome shotgun sequence genome:
- the LOC108157307 gene encoding uncharacterized protein LOC108157307 isoform X3, with the protein MAGYVLNAVLHCFGQSGIYRLPDPMRSANQPPNLTVLSGTGSITATSSSPTPISRQSKSGSALNQALYVSHGSAPGSGGGGGSGGGGNGGGSDNSDLMIRLRESIKQKEEFLKSPVPTTISSSSTSASGTNGNQAQSSPAQQQQPQHFFPSHTSPGVAAGAPIAPPPRGRHQVLMKQQQQQQQQQQGVAGNFDMYYAGGKLVQRSSTVPIQASSSSSTHYHHITQLQHHPQYQQQQQQHPHHPQQQQQQQQQRQVQMINNNAKYSKDLDYFETLQETGVTNKVFERKLVSHMSMGFDPFKPLSINTSALEAASASTSAAAAAAAASTVKKQSVLYESLQQHPLAKYQHQQQQQQQQQHSTNTVDGQTNSRMELHKATLANATIDAAAPPLVVSKFSAMTEQQQQAGATLADISESSSASGAAAAAAAASAGSSSAGVIRRYKPLSSSSFDEGKPMRRISYLRATNNETEFNPDAATTGDGATATAAAAAATATSVATVSIPIPVAIPIVTPVAVVEPQKTKSMVEEHPDPTYDVIGGTGGGHEFIETPNGLEDVRLSAHGSSRRASMSSDMRSSIHIDAELNGKYVPNELEAFETEIEIKSSCINGKRMSEYRSWRQVKLEIKGDMLRIFSGRHAKSEHNVIELDIRNFKFFDESLDKKKYLIRMQSKPSPSGAHLASLGNELNLDDVHDKLTSSGSSSANEPMAASCSSSTGGPYTEILFKTKNSNEMKRLFGLLQWKDSLNYDDNEQPQQGKQLAEPQKTVATSSHYLDDVVTGGAGVDSSPLSSHSGGGMAEHHHVAALPAAAAIVAATSDSISPVMKARKSSSHKHLPDKDLGSPKSKNWKDLLFRRGGGSGSGGVSHHHTDLASPSACAAKTCGSIGVPLRSCPMSKLNPYVPHLVEVCTNIVETKGLSVVGIYRIPGNKAAISELSELVNTKDFQFESCAIDVRWEDVNVVSSLLKLFIRSLPDALMPASYYINFIEADKKVGLERIVLLREIVESLPRHPYETMKHLIRHLCRVSDNCEVNRMEPKNLAIIFGPSIIRTPNDTLETAVKDMKHQCRIVELLVTQYEYYFEGGNLPDLADVSGGTAMASAAQPQHQTQEDQTNMLLHNLSKIERITERETRTSRFIPQLRRRTHGKRSAVNSDTYSGESVLVSSGCPSSSTTSHSTITTSTTTCTNHTTIHQRRQQRKAVQSICDFALILPAPPVPPSLHFQSLDYAKVSASSTSSSSTLHSSSKTTTNASSSSTTSQSYSQSHSHSTKFSSGAAASASGSSASGSSTTAATIKAAAVSKASSAASLIGTKKRSTMGGGVGFLGGGSRSQTRKASLDEKDSGTSVDSAGSMAFSLGLGLGLGLGHGKEQHQQQRSSVDISILLTDDDSSSRLSDTGSMSLTTITDTLDSKLRNLRSGSESNDENGSPEFPKNRRHTLGQPLHLHSENIPYADESPERLFHQFCPLDAPHSLHLSRSCTATNTLGADEKPSTMKQAMAMAGVAPLPPSLLKAAHKLQHSATVPIHQIQIHPGSATAPASGAATPTSTSTGGGSTPVAGTPTNSAGGAGGSQRNSGGGNLPGSGKNMHLRFSTSQAYERHHGAGGGGGGVAGSEDDDSEGSTTSDPKEKLLLAGERPSPSFFLERYNKKRRDHRLFRSASFNCRNYSTRHVNSSSSSTPVGTAATVATVTAACCQSPSSALATGLTKDEKTDMNLTKKRQIQNKQNRSIKRRHTVGGPHDYSANGGCTTHGHGHGHGHGGGAHGGHDLAAINYNHHNRHHQQQLLKGSVVVVGVGGNGAAAAETTTTTTTTTTVLRRLGSGTALGSVSGSATGTGTGTGGVPSDPNVVALPGGGSVSSNSSSGGNGGSSNSSANNNNSPQSDGSNGNAAGGGVGGGGNGGASNAPPTSGSSSNSSTPTNVVAGSAVGGGGDQVLEVGIRIKNINRGRY; encoded by the exons A TGGCCGGATATGTGCTGAATGCTGTGCTGCACTGCTTTGGACAGAGTGGCATCTATAGATTGCCCGATCCCATGCGGAG TGCCAATCAACCGCCGAATTTAACAGTATTATCGGGAACAGGCTCGATCACGGCCACCTCCTCCAGTCCCACGCCCATTTCACGCCAATCAAAGTCCGGCAGCGCCCTAAATCAGGCCCTGTATGTGAGCCATGGCTCAGCCCCAGGCTctggtggtggcggtggctccggcggcggcggcaacgGTGGGGGCAGCGATAACAGTGACCTGATGATCCGGCTGAGGGAGTCCATCAAGCAGAAGGAGGAGTTCCTCAAGTCGCCGGTGCCCACCACCATCAGCTCCTCCTCCACATCCGCCTCCGGGACCAATGGGAATCAGGCACAGTCGTCGCCagctcagcagcagcagccgcagcattTCTTTCCCTCGCACACTTCTCCGGGAGTGGCAGCAGGTGCTCCCATCGCCCCACCGCCACGCGGTCGCCATCAGGTGCTCAtgaagcagcaacaacaacaacagcaacagcagcaggggGTCGCCGGCAACTTCGACATGTACTATGCAGGCGGAAAACTAGTGCAACGTTCCTCGACGGTGCCCATACAGGCATCGTCCAGCTCATCCACACATTATCATCACATCACCCAGCTTCAGCATCATCCCCagtatcagcagcagcagcagcagcacccccACCacccacaacaacaacagcagcaacagcagcagcgccaggTGCAGATGATCAACAACAATGCCAAGTATTCCAAGGACTTGGACTACTTTGAGACGCTCCAAGAGACCGGAGTGACCAATAAAGT ATTCGAACGCAAACTGGTGTCCCATATGTCAATGGGTTTCGATCCTTTCAAGCCTCTGTCGATCAATACCAGCGCCTTGGAGGCGGCATCGGCATCCACGAgtgcagcggcagcggcggcggccgCTTCGACCGTGAAAAAGCAGAGTGTCCTGTACGAGTCGCTGCAGCAGCATCCGCTGGCCAAGtaccagcatcagcaacagcagcagcagcagcagcaacatagCACCAACACGGTGGATGGACAGACGAACAGTCGCATGGAGCTGCACAAGGCGACGCTGGCCAATGCCACCATTGATGCCGCCGCCCCACCGTTGGTGGTTAGCA AGTTTAGCGCAATgacggagcagcagcagcaggcaggtGCCACCTTGGCGGACATTTCCGAGAGCAGCAGCGCCAGTGGCG cagcagcagccgccgcagCCGCAAGTGCTGGCAGCTCGAGTGCTGGTGTGATAAGACGCTATAAGCCGCTGTCCTCGAGCTCCTTTGACGAGGGCAAGCCAATGCGCCGGATCTCCTATCTGAGGGCCACCAACAATGAGACCGAATTCAATCCGGATGCAGCGACCACTGGAGACggtgcaacagcaacagccgcggcagcagcagcaacagcaacatctgTTGCCACAGTTTCGATACCAATTCCAGTTGCAATTCCCATTGTGACGCCTGTGGCCGTTGTTGAGCCACAAAAGACCAAATCCATGGTTGAGGAACATCCCGATCCCACCTACGATGTCATCGGGGGCACAGGCGGTGGCCACGAGTTCATCGAGACACCGAACGGCCTCGAGGATGTGCGTCTGTCGGCCCATGGCAGTAGTCGCCGGGCCTCCATGAGCAGCGATATGCGCAGCAG CATCCACATCGACGCCGAGCTGAATGGCAAGTATGTGCCCAACGAACTGGAGGCCTTTGAGACGGAAATCGAAATTAAATCGTCCTGCATCAATGGCAAG CGCATGTCCGAGTACCGTTCGTGGCGTCAGGTGAAGCTGGAGATCAAGGGCGATATGCTGCGCATCTTCTCAGGGCGTCACGCCAAGTCGGAGCACAAT GTGATAGAACTTGATATTAGAAACTTTAAGTTCTTCGACGAGTCGCTGGACAAGAAAAAGTACTTGATCCGCATGCAGTCAAAGCCATCGCCGAGCGGTGCCCATTTGGCGAGTCTCGGGAACGAGCTCAATCTGGACGATGTGCACGACAAGTTGACCTCatcgggcagcagcagcgccaatGAACCAATGGCCGCctcctgcagcagcagcaccggcGGGCCCTACACGGAGATACTCTTCAAGACAAAGAACAGCAACGAGATGAAGCGACTCTTTGGGCTGCTGCAGTGGAAGGATAGCCTCAACTACGATGACAAT gagcagccgcagcaggGCAAACAATTGGCGGAGCCACAGAAAACGGTGGCCACGTCCAGCCACTATCTCGACGATGTGGTGACTGGTGGAGCCGGCGTGGATAGCTCCCCGTTGAGCTCACATTCGGGTGGGGGCATGGCGGAGCACCACCATGTGGCTGCCTTGCCCGCTGCCGCAGCAATTGTGGCCGCCACCAGTGACTCTATATCGCCGGTGATGAAGGCCCGCAAATCGTCCTCCCACAAGCATTTGCCCGACAAGGATCTGGGGTCGCCCAAGTCCAAGAACTGGAAGGATTTGCTGTTCCGTCGAggcggcggcagtggcagtggcggtgTGTCCCACCACCATACAGATCTGGCCTCGCCCTCGGCTTGCGCCGCGAAGACCTGTGGCTCCATTGGGGTCCCACTGCGCAGCTGTCCGATGTCCAAGCTGAATCCGTATGTCCCCCATCTCGTGGAGGTGTGCACCAACATTGTGGAGACCAAGGGGCTGAGTGTGGTCGGGATCTATCGGATACCCGGCAACAAGGCGGCCATTTCGGAGCTCTCGGAGCTGGTGAACACCAAGGACTTTCAGTTCGAGAGCTGTGCCATCGATGTGCGATGGGAGGATGTGAATGTGGTGAGCAGTCTGCTGAAGCTCTTCATCCGGAGCCTGCCCGACGCCCTAATGCCGGCCAGCTACTACATCAACTTCATTGAGGCCGACAAGAAGGTCGGCCTGGAGCGCATCGttctgctgcgggagatagtcGAGTCGCTACCCCGTCATCCGTACGAGACGATGAAGCATCTGATACGCCATCTGTGCCGCGTCAGCGACAATTGTGAGGTGAACCGCATGGAGCCCAAGAATCTGGCCATCATCTTTGGCCCCTCGATCATACGCACGCCCAACGACACCCTCGAGACGGCCGTCAAGGATATGAAGCACCAGTGTCGCATCGTTGAGCTGCTCGTTACACAG TACGAATACTATTTTGAGGGCGGAAATCTGCCGGATCTGGCCGATGTCAGTGGTGGCACGGCCATGGCCAGTGCTGCCCAGCCGCAGCATCAGACGCAGGAGGATCAGACGAACATGCTGCTGCACAATCTATCGAAGATCGAGAGGATCACAGAGCGGGAGACGCGCACCTCCCGGTTCATTCCACAGCTGCGGCGGCGCACCCATGGCAAGCGGAGTGCCGTCAACTCGGACACGTATTCGGGGGAGAGTGTTCTGGTAAGCAGCGGTTGTCCAAGCAGCTCCACCACTAGCCACTCCACCATCACCACTAGCACCACAACTTGCACCAACCACACAACCATACATCAAAGACGACAGCAGCGCAAGGCTGTGCAGAGCATTTGTGACTTTGCTTTAATCCTGCCCGCACCTCCCGTTCCTCCCTCCCTTCACTTTCAGTCGCTGGACTACGCCAAGGTCTCggccagcagcaccagcagcagctcgACGctgcacagcagcagcaagacaACCACCaatgcctcctcctcctccaccaccAGCCAGAGCtacagccagagccacagccacagcacaAAGTTTAGCTCTGGCGCCGCGGCCTCGGCCTCGGGCTCGTCCGCTTCGGGCTCCTCGACAACAGCCGCCACCATAAAAGCGGCGGCAGTGTCCAAGGCATCATCAGCGGCCTCCTTGATAGGCACCAAGAAGCGCAGCACCATGGGCGGCGGTGTGGGGTTCCTCGGCGGGGGCTCTCGCTCGCAGACGCGCAAAGCGAGCCTGGACGAAAAGGACTCTGGGACGAGCGTGGACTCGGCCGGCAGTATGGCTTTCAGCCTCGGCctgggtctgggcctgggcctgggacATGGCAAGgaacagcatcagcagcagcggagcAGCGTGGACATATCCATACTCCTCACCGACGACGACTCCAGCAGCAGGCTGAGCGACACAG GTTCCATGTCACTGACTACCATCACGGATACGCTGGACAGCAAGCTGCGGAATCTACGGAGCGGCTCCGAGTCGAACGACGAGAATGGGTCGCCGGAATTCCCCAAGAATCGCCGGCACACGCTCGGCCAGCCGCTGCATCTGCACTCCGAGAACATTCCCTATGCGGACGAGTCGCCCGAGCGTCTCTTCCATCAGTTCTGCCCCCTGGATGCCCCCCACTCGCTGCACCTGAGCCGCTCCTGCACGGCCACCAACACTTTGGGCGCCGATGAGAAGCCCTCGACCATGAAGCaggccatggccatggctgGAGTGGCACCCCTGCCGCCCAGCCTCCTGAAGGCAGCCCACAAGCTGCAGCACTCGGCCACGGTGCCCATAcaccagatacagatacatccGGGTAGCGCCACGGCACCGGCCAGCGGTGCTGCAACgcccaccagcaccagcactgGAGGGGGATCCACCCCAGTGGCTGGTACACCCACCAACAGTGCTGGCGGAGCAGGAGGATCACAGCGCAATTCTGGAGGAGGGAACCTCCCCGGCAGCGGCAAGAATATGCACCTGAGATTCAGCACATCGCAGGCGTACGAGCGACATCATGGCGCTGGTGGTGGGGGCGGCGGGGTGGCCGGCTCCGAGGACGACGACTCGGAGGGCTCGACGACCAGCGATCCCAAGGAgaagctgctgctggcgggCGAGCGACCATCGCCATCGTTTTTTCTCGAGCGCTACAACAAGAAGCGTCGGGACCATCGGCTCTTTCGCAGCGCCAGCTTCAACTGTCGCAACTACTCGACCCGACACgtgaacagcagcagcagctccacgCCGGTCGGAACGGCAGCGACTGTGGCCACGGTCACGGCCGCCTGCTGTCAGTCACCATCATCGGCCCTGGCCACGGGCCTGACCAAGGACGAAAAGACTGACATGAATCTGACCAAGAAGCGCCAGATCCAGAACAAGCAGAATCGATCCATCAAGCGCCGCCACACCGTTGGCGGGCCACACGACTACTCGGCCAACGGGGGCTGCACCACACACGGACATGGCCacggccatggccatggcgGCGGCGCCCATGGCGGTCACGATCTGGCCGCCATCAACTACAACCACCACAatcgccatcaccagcagcagctgctcaAGGGATCCGTTGTGGTTGTCGGCGTTGGCGGTAATGGTGCCGCCGCTGCCGAGACAACCACCACAACGACAACCACCACCACGGTGCTGCGTCGCCTCGGCTCGGGAACAGCATTGGGATCGGTTTCGGGCTCGGcaacgggtacgggtacgggtacgggcgGTGTGCCAAGCGATCCGAATGTGGTGGCATTGCCAGGCGGCGGTTCTGTttccagcaacagcagcagcggcggcaacGGCGGCTCCTCGAACAGCAgtgccaacaacaacaattcgCCACAAAGCGATGGCAGCAATGGAAATGCAGCAGGTGGGGGAGTCGGAGGAGGAGGCAATGGTGGCGCCTCCAATGCCCCACCAACATccggaagcagcagcaacagcagcaccccCACCAATGTGGTGGCAGGCTCCGCtgtaggaggaggaggagaccAAGTCCTAGAGGTGGGCATTCGCATCAAGAATATCAATCGCGGACGCTACTAG